From one Anopheles bellator chromosome 1, idAnoBellAS_SP24_06.2, whole genome shotgun sequence genomic stretch:
- the LOC131215803 gene encoding uncharacterized protein LOC131215803: MSNGIGKYGLSNFYAISLTSEMKRQLMVRINDEVNQRRSLTIERAELVCQHLNQCFEPSLCTIRLAMNIVAKLLSFRVAEERVIDSYRKLLCYLSNVIDRTNASELADGMRRISLASLEGGNVPFQAFPVTVTKCIMVLIYQLPIVDVFERKIIHHALRSTLRWNKLMPDAYKQCGFGSLIRCAIVSANNLSDDLAAVTELLALVWQLFDVYYSGTPRSEVHPVDVLLRSAYDRIFSRLTSEWADAKCFALLIAVLYDLLKRPIDGFLKLRIVRLLSDAAGGGLRRLVRLLSIRQHVRADVTMAARVKIVLTRIITQNLFRYECEQNVQRWQELTKGIEWMVNSVYLTELVDARFICLHLPREKLSLENVCFMFIVRHLDVLGGLLDPRTELDYVYNLVTAVNIIYHKRWNVPGFLVKHFIDGMSKFSNHNLWQQNGTESQKWLKAILPKGEPSSSGVNIFGRLPVTIQRIQWIKLQPRGFRELCIVHQQYEFLRDVYIVTWDEKLLTTMQSSFSVTTLMTVIHGKRFSCRARVNASWLLSKRALPGTQLTKVYHNITRHIHKPTDSWMYWARAIYGSIDGMDTAKKRTLWAELTTASGKDNEEVKCLVFELQARLLISMLSEETDSEPSGHARTNNAIEPLSKKQKI; this comes from the exons ATGAGCAACGGCATTGGTAAGTATGGCCTTAGTAACTTTTATGCCATTTCGTTGACCTCGGAAATGAAGCGGCAACTGATGGTTCGAATCAACGACGAGGTGAACCAAAGGCGTTCGCTGACGATCGAAAGG GCAGAATTAGTGTGTCAGCATCTTAATCAGTGTTTCGAACCCAGCCTTTGTACGATTCGTTTGGCGATGAACATTGTGGCGAAACTGTTGTCCTTCCGAGTGGCCGAAGAAAGGGTGATCGACTCGTACCGTAAGCTTTTGTGTTACTTATCGAACGTGATCGATCGTACCAATGCGAGCGAGCTTGCAGACGGTATGCGTAG GATTTCGTTGGCTTCGCTCGAAGGGGGCAATGTCCCGTTTCAAGCGTTCCCCGTGACGGTGACGAAGTGCATCATGGTGTTAATTTATCAGCTTCCCATCGTCGACGTGTTTGAGCGAAAGATCATCCACCATGCGTTGCGGTCCACACTGCGCTGGAACAAACTGATGCCGGACGCGTACAAGCAGTGCGGATTCGGATCGCTCATACGGTGTGCCATTGTTTCGGCGAACAATCTGTCCGATGATCTGGCAGCGGTCACCGAGTTGCTTGCCCTCGTGTGGCAGCTTTTCGACGTATACTACAGCGGTACGCCACGATCGGAAGTACATCCTGTTGATGTACTGCTACGATCGGCGTACGATCGCATCTTTTCGCGTCTGACTAGCGAGTGGGCCGATGCGAAATGCTTCGCACTGCTGATCGCCGTCTTGTACGATCTGCTGAAGCGACCCATCGATGGGTTCTTAAAGCTGCGTATCGTCCGGCTGCTGAGCGATGCTGCGGGTGGTGGTCTTCGGCGTCTAGTGCGGCTACTCTCCATTCGTCAGCACGTCCGGGCCGATGTCACAATGGCAGCTCGAGTGAAAATTGTTCTGACACGCATCATCACACAGAACCTGTTCCGGTACGAGTGCGAACAGAATGTTCAGCGATGGCAGGAATTGACGAAGGGCATCGAATGGATGGTCAATTCCGTTTACCTTACCGAGCTGGTCGATGCCCGGTTCATTTGCCTTCATTTGCCGCGCGAGAAGCTCAGCTTGGAAAACGTTTGCTTCATGTTTATCGTACGCCATCTGGATGTCCTCGGTGGGCTTCTGGATCCCCGAACGGAGTTGGACTATGTGTACAATCTGGTGACCGCAGTTAACATCATCTATCACAAGCGTTGGAATGTGCCCGGCTTTTTGGTAAAGCATTTTATCGACGGAATGTCG AAATTTTCTAACCACAACTTGTGGCAGCAGAACGGTACGGAATCGCAAAAATGGCTAAAGGCCATCCTTCCCAAAGGAGAACCGTCATCATCGGGGGTCAACATATTTGGCCGACTTCCGGTCACAATCCAGCGCATCCAGTGGATCAAGCTGCAACCGCGGGGCTTCCGAGAGCTCTGCATCGTCCACCAGCAGTACGAGTTTCTCCGCGATGTGTACATTGTGACGTGGGACGAAAAACTTCTTACCACGATGCAATCCTCGTTCTCGGTTACCACCCTAATGACGGTAATACACGGCAAGCGGTTCTCATGTAGGGCGCGCGTGAATGCTTCCTGGTTGCTTTCGAAACGTGCCCTTCCTGGCACCCAGCTGACCAAGGTTTATCACAACATCACGCGCCATATTCACAAACCCACCGACAGTTGGATGTACTGGGCGAGAGCCATCTACGGTTCCATCGACGGGATGGACACAGCCAAGAAGCGTACCCTATGGGCTGAGCTTACAACGGCATCTGGCAAGGACAATGAAGAGGTAAAATGCTTGGTTTTCGAGCTGCAGGCTCGGCTGTTGATCAGTATGCTAAGCGAAGAGACCGATTCCGAGCCGAGTGGCCACGCACGCACCAACAACGCAATCGAACCGTTgtcaaagaaacaaaagatttga
- the LOC131214996 gene encoding small ribosomal subunit protein mS29: MIRGAVQGCWSGRSLYSSLAATKGLPKLDDFRTIEQDPDRHGRTTVGRFYTIPNDVRKQLFSHGGLPKNFEKQIKTFNECCLMVRRPALEIMEHLRRTDFGRPVNRFVLYGEDGAGKSLCLAHLLHYGHQQQYVLVHVPWLPNWLKRPKETANSSTTEGSLDLPLDGAAWLVHFKNQNGPLLDRLALTVSRDYVWTKRETTPAGAPLLTLIEHGINRAKFSCDVIAGLLKELKQHSTAGRARTMVVIDGYNALFHPHTRILTENKVRLTPDRITLTTPFVDITRNDWTNGVCVLAVDRLALTEDRMASCLPLYLLYREGFEHLDPMVPVRVDGYDDTEFHSCIQYYLDRKWIQSTEQPGFDVELKMLSCQNPYQLMQLCASL; encoded by the coding sequence ATGATCCGCGGAGCGGTGCAGGGTTGCTGGTCGGGCCGTTCGCTCTACTCGTCGCTGGCCGCAACGAAGGGACTACCAAAGCTGGATGATTTCCGGACGATTGAGCAGGACCCCGACCGACACGGCcgcaccaccgtcggtcggttctaCACGATACCGAACGACGTGCGTAAGCAACTCTTTAGCCACGGGGGTCTCCCGaaaaactttgaaaaacaGATCAAAACGTTCAACGAATGCTGCCTGATggtccgccggccggcactgGAAATTATGGAGCACCTCCGGCGGACCGACTTTGGACGGCCCGTCAATCGGTTCGTGCTGTACGGCGAGGATGGGGCGGGCAAGTCGCTCTGTTTGGCACACCTGCTGCACtacggccaccagcagcagtacgtCCTCGTGCACGTACCGTGGCTGCCGAACTGGCTGAAGCGCCCCAAGGAGACGGCCAACTCGAGTACCACCGAAGGGTCGCTTGATCTGCCCCTCGACGGAGCGGCCTGGCTGGTGcatttcaaaaaccaaaatggtCCGCTCCTCGACCGACTCGCGCTGACCGTGAGCCGGGACTACGTGTGGACGAAGCGCGAGACGACACCGGCCGGCGCCCCGCTCCTGACGCTCATCGAGCACGGCATCAATCGGGCTAAGTTTTCGTGCGACGTGATCGCCGGCCTACTGAAGGAGCTGAAGCAACACTCGACAGCGGGTCGCGCCCGcacgatggtggtgatcgatGGGTATAATGCGCTGTTCCATCCGCACACGCGCATATTGACCGAAAACAAGGTTCGCCTCACGCCCGATCGTATCACGCTGACCACACCGTTCGTGGACATCACACGTAACGATTGGACAAACGGAGTGTGCGTGCTGGCAGTGGACCGACTCGCCCTCACCGAGGACCGGATGGCCTCTTGTTTGCCGCTGTACCTGCTGTACCGCGAAGGCTTCGAGCATCTGGACCCGATGGTTCCGGTGCGTGTTGATGGATACGATGACACCGAATTTCACAGCTGCATCCAGTACTACCTCGATCGGAAGTGGATCCAAAGCACGGAGCAGCCCGGCTTCGATGTGGAGCTAAAAATGCTGAGCTGCCAGAATCCCTACCAGTTGATGCAGTTATGCGCCTCGCTGTGA